Within Nitrospirota bacterium, the genomic segment TAATACCCGATTCCCCTCCGGGTCTTTACGTACCGGGGGTCCGAGGGGTCGTCCTCGATATGGGCCCGGAGACGCCGCACATGGACGTCCACGGTGCGGGGCTCCACGTAGCCCTCGTCCTTCCAGACGGCGTCCAGGAGCTGCTGGCGGGTGAAGACCCTGCCGGGGCGCTCGGCCATGTACGAAAGAAGACGGAACTCCGTGGCGCTCAGGTCCACGGGCTTTCCCTTCTTGGTCACCCGGTAGGTCTCCCTGTTGATGGTGAGGTCTCCGGCCACCAGGGTCGCCTCCCCGCCGGGGACCTTCTCGCCCGCGCGCCTCAGGACCGCCTTCACCCGGGCCACCAGCTCCCGGGGGCTGAAGGGCTTGGTCACGTAGTCGTCGGCCCCGAGCTCCAGGCCCAGGACACGGTC encodes:
- a CDS encoding response regulator, coding for MSPKAKILVVDDEPDLVELIAYNLRKEGFEVSSASNGEDALRMLRAGGYDLVVLDIMLPGIQGTELCRILRGGEATRSLPVIMLTARTEEVDRVLGLELGADDYVTKPFSPRELVARVKAVLRRAGEKVPGGEATLVAGDLTINRETYRVTKKGKPVDLSATEFRLLSYMAERPGRVFTRQQLLDAVWKDEGYVEPRTVDVHVRRLRAHIEDDPSDPRYVKTRRGIGYYFEAGP